Genomic segment of Pseudomonadota bacterium:
TGACCATGCAGATGAAAGGCTTTGATGCTGCTCGCATTAAAGACCATCAGCAAGCCCAGACAGAGAAAAGCTCCGACTGCGCCCAAAACAATTATTTCTTCGCGCTTCATCCAGCGTCCTCAAGATTTTGCACGAGACGGCGAAAACAGTCACCTCTTTCCTCGTAATTCTTAAATTCATCAAAACTCGCGCAGCCAGGGGCCAGCAGTACGACATCTCCGGGCCTGGCGTTTTGCCGCGCCAAGTCCAGGGCGGGCGCAAGCTTTTCTGCCCCATCCCCGGCGCAAAGTTCAGGCAGTTGCCGGGCGATAGTGGTGGCGGCCTGGCCAAAAGGGATCAGACACCGCAAATTACCGGAGAGAAAATCCCGCAGCAAGGTAAAATCGGCGCCTTTGTCGTAACCGCCAAGCAACAGAACCAGCGGTTGCGTAAAGCTCGCCAGGGCCTTGAGCACGGCGTCGATATTGGTCGCCTTGGAATCATTGTAATAATTAACCCCACTCCGGCAACCGACATATTCGAGCCGGTGAGCGATGCCGGAAAAACCGGTCAGCACCTGAACGGCAATCGACTCATCAACCCCCCAGACCAGGGCGGCAAGCAGCACCGCCAGGGCATTGGCGCGATTATGGGCTCCGGGCAGACGTAACGAAAAGGCCGGCCGGCGATGACAGACAATCGTTCCGTCCGGGCGAGGTAGTTTGATAACAATTTCATCCCTGAGCCAGGCCGCCCCCAGATCGACTTCATGGCTGAGACTGAAAAAGAGAATGGCGGGCCGCTCCGCCCCGGCCTCGCGTTCACGGACCAGCCGGTGGCCGAAATCCGCGAGCGCCGTATCATCCTGATTGAGAATCAGGTAATCTGAACGCCGCTG
This window contains:
- the murD gene encoding UDP-N-acetylmuramoyl-L-alanine--D-glutamate ligase, with product AARAAGGEIIGEVELAARYCGCPLLALTGTNGKTTSITMLGEIFAAAGINAFVGGNIGRPAVEMIGGNFAAGVLELSSFQLESMDSFRPQVAVILNLTPDHQDRYPAAAAYLEAKTEICRRQRRSDYLILNQDDTALADFGHRLVREREAGAERPAILFFSLSHEVDLGAAWLRDEIVIKLPRPDGTIVCHRRPAFSLRLPGAHNRANALAVLLAALVWGVDESIAVQVLTGFSGIAHRLEYVGCRSGVNYYNDSKATNIDAVLKALASFTQPLVLLLGGYDKGADFTLLRDFLSGNLRCLIPFGQAATTIARQLPELCAGDGAEKLAPALDLARQNARPGDVVLLAPGCASFDEFKNYEERGDCFRRLVQNLEDAG